A segment of the Calonectris borealis chromosome 2, bCalBor7.hap1.2, whole genome shotgun sequence genome:
CTAAAGTGGCAATAGAAAACACCATATAATTATACTATATCTTACCTGAATGTTTCATTAAGTGCTCTGGAACTACTCACAAACTATTCTAGAAAAAGAAGTGTGTTAGAATCAGAAGCTATGCTTAGGAGTTATTtgctgaaatgcagttttctgatACTGTAACCAGTTctaatttgtgtttgtttttttgctttcaacATTGTTTCCATAGGATTTTTGGCTTCTTGGAGAAACAGTAGAAAATGCAAAACGAAATAATAAAGCCTGCTAAATACTTCTCAGAAGTGGAGAAAAGTGTGCTGCTTGCATTAGTTGAAAAATACAAATACGTGCTTGAATGTAAAAAAAGTGATGCAAGAACTATTGCGCTGAAACAACGTACCTGGCAAGCACTAGCTCATGAATATAATTCACAGCCCAGTGTATCACTGCGAGACTTCAAACAGTTAAAGAAATGCTGGGAAAATATCAAGGCACGGACAAAAAAGATAATGGCACATGAAAGGCGGGAGAAGGTAAAAAGAAGTATTAGTCCACTTATAAATACTCACATCATAGGGAAAGAGAAGATTGCCAGCATAATGCCTGAGCAAATGTACTTTTTGCAGAGCCCACCAGAAGAAGATTCTGAATATCAGCCTGATGCTTCTAGTCAaggtataaatgttactgtaatgATAGAAGTAGTATTGTTTTGTATGTGGTTTTGCCAGTGATTCTCTTTCAGCAGTCTAAATCTCTCCAATTAGCTGTGACTGCTGGTTatagaaaagtaatttcagaGCTATGATATTAC
Coding sequences within it:
- the MSANTD3 gene encoding myb/SANT-like DNA-binding domain-containing protein 3, with the protein product MQNEIIKPAKYFSEVEKSVLLALVEKYKYVLECKKSDARTIALKQRTWQALAHEYNSQPSVSLRDFKQLKKCWENIKARTKKIMAHERREKVKRSISPLINTHIIGKEKIASIMPEQMYFLQSPPEEDSEYQPDASSQESFVVSNRELCDEEKELVHFPVCEGTSQPEPSCSDVRIAADKNYRSKASQESALKKMHEEEHHQQMSILQLQLIQMNEVHVAKIQQIERECEMAEEEHRIKMEVLNKKKMYWERKLQTITKEWPVSSFNRPFPNSP